One Streptococcus sp. S1 DNA window includes the following coding sequences:
- the rpsR gene encoding 30S ribosomal protein S18, whose product MAQQRRGGFKRRKKVDYIAANKIEYVDYKDTELLSRFVSERGKILPRRVTGTSAKNQRKVTTAIKRARVMALMPFVNED is encoded by the coding sequence ATGGCTCAACAACGTCGTGGCGGATTCAAACGCCGTAAAAAAGTTGATTACATCGCAGCAAACAAAATCGAATATGTCGATTACAAAGATACTGAGCTTCTTAGCCGTTTCGTTTCAGAACGTGGGAAAATCCTTCCTCGTCGTGTAACTGGAACTTCAGCGAAGAACCAACGTAAAGTAACAACAGCTATCAAACGCGCTCGCGTAATGGCTTTGATGCCTTTCGTAAACGAAGATTAA
- a CDS encoding GNAT family N-acetyltransferase produces MKEGTIIRSMMEYDIEGISQAFIHQGWPGREDILTSYFQEQENRERDVLVAESDGFVAGYITILPAAKHGPFVGVYPELSDFNVFEPFRNRGIGNQLLEEAEKRVCLLSEIVTLGVGLHSGYGPAQRLYVKRGYIPDGSGVWFRDHPLAPYSSCENNDDLVLYFSKRLNREIQ; encoded by the coding sequence ATGAAGGAAGGCACAATCATCAGAAGCATGATGGAGTATGATATTGAAGGGATTTCTCAAGCCTTTATCCATCAAGGGTGGCCGGGTAGAGAGGATATCTTGACTAGCTATTTTCAGGAGCAGGAGAATAGAGAGAGGGACGTATTAGTAGCTGAGTCGGATGGATTTGTGGCAGGCTATATCACTATATTGCCTGCTGCCAAGCATGGCCCTTTCGTGGGAGTCTATCCTGAACTATCTGATTTTAATGTTTTTGAACCATTTAGAAATCGAGGGATTGGGAATCAACTCTTAGAGGAGGCAGAAAAAAGAGTCTGTCTACTATCAGAGATTGTTACTTTAGGGGTTGGTTTGCACTCGGGTTATGGCCCGGCTCAAAGACTGTATGTCAAACGGGGCTATATCCCAGATGGATCTGGAGTTTGGTTTAGGGATCACCCCTTAGCCCCTTACAGTTCTTGTGAAAACAATGATGACTTAGTCCTCTATTTTTCAAAAAGATTGAACAGGGAAATACAGTAA
- a CDS encoding magnesium transporter CorA family protein gives MKQVFLSTTTEFKEIETLEPGSWINLVNPSQSESMEIASAFNIDIADLRAPLDAEEMSRMTIEDEYTLIIVDVPIKEERNNQTYYVTIPLGIILTEEAIITTCLEKLPLLDIFINRRLRNFYTFMRSRFIFQILYRNAELYLSALRTLDRKSEQIESQLHKSTRNEELIELMELEKTIVYFKASLKTNERVIKKLTSATSNIKKYLEDEDLLEDTLIETQQAIEMADIYGNILHSMTDTFASIISNNQNNIMKTLALVTIVMSIPTMIFSAYGMNFKDNELPLNGEPHAFWLIIFIAFALTGSLVVYLIHKKWF, from the coding sequence ATGAAACAGGTCTTTTTATCGACAACGACTGAATTTAAGGAAATAGAGACGCTGGAACCTGGTAGCTGGATCAACCTTGTGAACCCTTCTCAAAGTGAATCGATGGAAATCGCCTCTGCTTTTAATATCGATATTGCAGACTTGCGGGCACCACTCGATGCGGAAGAAATGTCCCGTATGACCATCGAAGATGAATACACCTTGATCATCGTCGACGTTCCCATCAAGGAAGAGCGGAACAATCAGACCTACTACGTGACGATTCCGCTAGGGATTATCCTGACAGAAGAGGCTATTATCACGACTTGCTTGGAGAAATTGCCGCTTCTCGATATCTTTATCAACCGACGCTTGCGGAATTTCTATACCTTTATGCGGTCACGCTTTATCTTTCAGATCCTCTATCGCAACGCTGAACTCTACTTGTCTGCGCTTCGTACCTTGGATCGCAAAAGCGAACAGATTGAAAGTCAATTGCACAAATCAACGCGTAATGAAGAGCTGATTGAGTTGATGGAGTTGGAAAAAACCATCGTCTACTTTAAGGCCTCTCTAAAAACCAATGAGCGCGTGATCAAGAAATTGACCAGTGCCACTAGCAACATCAAGAAATACCTAGAAGACGAGGATCTGTTGGAAGATACCTTGATCGAAACCCAGCAGGCCATCGAGATGGCAGATATTTATGGAAATATCCTGCACTCCATGACCGATACCTTCGCATCGATCATCTCCAACAACCAGAACAACATCATGAAGACCCTGGCCCTCGTTACCATTGTCATGTCCATTCCGACCATGATCTTTTCGGCCTACGGGATGAACTTCAAGGACAATGAGCTTCCGCTCAATGGCGAACCTCATGCCTTCTGGCTGATTATTTTCATCGCCTTTGCCCTGACCGGGTCTCTCGTCGTCTACCTCATCCATAAAAAATGGTTCTAA
- a CDS encoding DUF1129 domain-containing protein translates to MSQFDLNQLSKKNQEFIRIAKHQLLENGKTEEEAESLIQEILPAIHENQGKGIPARTLFGAPTVWANSFSEKERYEKEHPKLNDAPSLMILDSFLFIFGVFAAISAFMNLVAPRRTGYGLITLILGSLTGALLLYLMYYFFYQYMDGTKDRSERPSLWKSMPILVGVMFLWVIVLSFTSLLPQVLNPTIPDVFAIVLGALALVLRFYLKKRFNIKSSSTAPATRR, encoded by the coding sequence ATGTCTCAATTTGATTTGAATCAACTAAGCAAGAAAAATCAAGAATTTATCCGTATCGCCAAACACCAATTGCTTGAAAATGGAAAGACAGAGGAAGAAGCAGAAAGCCTCATCCAGGAAATTCTACCAGCTATCCATGAAAACCAAGGAAAAGGAATTCCGGCACGGACCCTTTTTGGAGCTCCAACTGTATGGGCGAACTCTTTCAGCGAGAAAGAACGCTATGAAAAAGAGCATCCGAAATTAAACGATGCCCCCTCTCTTATGATTTTGGATTCCTTCCTCTTTATCTTTGGTGTTTTTGCTGCGATTAGCGCCTTTATGAACTTGGTCGCACCGCGTCGTACTGGCTATGGTTTGATCACCTTGATCCTTGGAAGTTTGACAGGGGCTTTGCTCTTATACCTTATGTACTACTTCTTCTATCAGTATATGGATGGCACCAAAGATCGTAGCGAGCGTCCTTCTCTTTGGAAATCCATGCCGATTCTTGTTGGAGTCATGTTCCTTTGGGTCATTGTCTTGTCCTTTACTTCCTTACTCCCACAAGTTCTCAACCCAACTATTCCAGATGTTTTTGCCATCGTTTTAGGAGCTCTAGCGCTTGTCCTTCGCTTCTACCTCAAGAAACGCTTTAATATTAAAAGTTCGAGCACAGCACCCGCAACTCGTCGCTAA
- a CDS encoding single-stranded DNA-binding protein translates to MINNVVLVGRMTRDAELRYTPSNQAVATFSLAVNRNFKSQNGEREADFINCVIWRQQAENLANWAKKGALIGITGRIQTRNYENQQGQRVYVTEVVADSFQLLESRAAREGHAAGGYSSGNGGFAGNATPSFGGSEPSNAAPNFGREENPFGANPMDISDDDLPF, encoded by the coding sequence ATGATTAACAATGTTGTACTTGTCGGTCGTATGACCCGTGATGCTGAACTTCGCTACACTCCAAGCAATCAAGCAGTTGCTACTTTCAGCCTAGCTGTCAATCGCAACTTCAAGAGTCAAAATGGAGAGCGCGAAGCCGATTTCATCAACTGTGTGATCTGGCGTCAGCAAGCAGAAAACTTAGCCAACTGGGCTAAGAAAGGTGCTTTGATTGGGATTACCGGTCGCATTCAAACACGTAATTACGAAAACCAGCAAGGTCAACGTGTTTATGTCACTGAAGTCGTAGCAGACAGCTTCCAACTATTGGAAAGCCGTGCAGCACGCGAAGGGCATGCAGCTGGTGGCTATTCATCAGGCAATGGTGGTTTTGCTGGAAATGCAACCCCAAGCTTTGGTGGATCTGAACCAAGCAATGCAGCGCCAAACTTTGGTCGTGAAGAAAATCCATTTGGAGCGAATCCAATGGATATCTCAGACGACGATCTTCCATTCTAA
- the rpsF gene encoding 30S ribosomal protein S6: MAKYEILYIIRPNIEEEAKNALVARFDSILTDNGATVVESKDWEKRRLAYEIQDFREGLYHIVNVEANDAVALNEFDRLSKINGDILRHMIVKVDA; this comes from the coding sequence ATGGCTAAATACGAAATTCTTTATATTATTCGTCCAAACATTGAAGAAGAAGCTAAAAACGCTTTGGTAGCACGTTTCGATTCTATCTTGACTGACAACGGTGCAACTGTTGTTGAATCAAAAGATTGGGAAAAACGTCGTCTTGCATACGAAATCCAAGATTTCCGTGAAGGACTTTACCACATCGTAAACGTTGAAGCGAACGACGCTGTTGCTCTTAACGAGTTCGACCGTCTTTCAAAAATCAACGGTGACATTCTTCGTCACATGATCGTAAAAGTTGACGCGTAA